Within Hydra vulgaris chromosome 02, alternate assembly HydraT2T_AEP, the genomic segment atcaaattatatattttattattcttattttgttgattaagaTTTGTATTGTTTTCTGAGTAACAAGTAGTAGCTTTGACGGCTTTAGCTCTAGCGCTCCCCTACACCCACCCTTATACATACATCAATTGGTAATATTGAAAGTTATGCAAACGAATTTCATACGATTTCATCCTTTTTTATTATGCCGCAGCATCCAATCACAACTAAGAGTGCATAGTTATTACTAAAAGgtattaagtatattaaaaaaatccatagtcgttatatgcttttttttttttctttactgatAGTTTTCtgtaaccaaaaaaaattacctcgaaaatatttttaaaatttataaaccggTATCTTGATTATTGGAACTGGAACTGCTGGTTGtatggttttttgaaaataagttcaTCGTCCATTAACAATAGATTCGAGAGATTTAACTTTGATCAAGATTTTAGGAGTTGtgtgattaattaaaaaaaaagtttcggtattttaaaactttaattttctgATTTGATTCCAGAATGGGGTTCGGGTCCCAAGAAAAAGCGCTAAAAGTCTTCTTTCGAGATCGTCTCTGTTTTATCATGGGGTCTTATTTAAcaagatttttcattttgtatttttaagcTGCTTCGCAGGGCGTTTGAGAGCGCCAATGGCACCCGGGCCTAAAATGAAGAACGACACTCCTATTTCAAAccaaaaaattacataattttaagttttgtgaACTCAGCAATTATCTATTTCTGATACAGTACATTGTATTTCTGCGTTGCTATTAATTCACTCTGGATTAAGAAACGGTTCATTAATCGAACCTGTCATatgaatcaaaatattagttttaaaaacaaaaagtcaGTCAACAAATCTtcgaaaaaagtaaataagacgcctaaaaataaactttttgagcTTTATGGCTGcctaaatattgataatattgtCATAGTTCACTTTTTAAGCCAAGTCTTCttcaatcaaaataatcaaaaaaccCGTAACAAAATCCTGACCAATGGTCATACGGAGTTTTTTCAATCATCagtttattaaatgtttgttcACCCTCAGCAACTGAcacaaaaatattgttgaaaatcCGGAGCATGATCAAAATGTACGTAAAAAGGTGTTCCAGCCTCTCAAATTTTCGATTGATTAGCTGCAGTAGATTTCCgttcttaaaaattgttttgcggGCGTTATTAAAACGCTGAACTTCTCCAACAATATCTTCTTTGTTCTCATTTTCAAGCTTTATTTTGAACGGAAAGATCATCATTATACAACCAGATTAATGAGAACATTTTGTCAAACATCCTGTTGCCTTAAATCTTGAATCAAAATGCTACATCTAAACTAACATTAAAAACGTTTACTTCAATTTCTTTTGTTTGGCTTTCGTGAAAATGGATTGTGTTTGATGCTACATCGCGATGCATGTTTGATGCTACATTGCGAAAGCGCTTGCTGTTACGCTTTCTTTTAGTAGCGAGTTCAGTTTCGAATCCTAGCGGTCTAGCTACAGCCTCTTGGAAAACTTGCAACCAAGAGCCCCTAATTTGTTTAAGATCTTTCAGCAAGTCCAACTAAACGTAGTTTGTCATTGATGGTAATGGCTTCAAATTGTAGAAAACAACTAACTTCGTTAATAGCAGTAAGGGTTTTGTACCGAATCGtaagtataaatacaaattcaaaagatgataactatttttttaaggcAAGACTTAGCTGAGCTGCTCAGTGGTCAGATCTAGATTTTCCATGGCATGTTTAAGAGCTGCCAACATTTCTTTCGGCTTCTTGGCAAGTGGTTTGATTGGTAAGAGAGCTCCATCTTGCCATAGAAAGTCTATGCAGTGAAATTCTTGTCGCTTTAGTGAGGACCTTCCATCGGGCAGGGCTTGTACTTAAAATTACGTATAAAGGTTCGACATTTCCAAAGAATACTTTGATCTTATTGGCTAGTTCAGCTGCGTGCACACCAAACTCAGACTGTGAGCGCTACAGGGAACATACAGAGCTTCTATACAATTTTACCCTATTAGGGTTTGAGCTTCCTTGTAAGCACCTAGCATGCTGGATCCATTATCGTATCACATCAGCGATAACATAATCATAATCACATCAGCGATAACCTTGGCTATATTTATTCCTTTCTTCTTCTTGAAAGTTTCAACACACAAGCATCGGTTTTCTCTGTCATAGAGAAGAAAACAAGTAACCAAGGTTATTTGCCCAGAGTGAAATGTATTGGGGGTACCATTGACTACAATGTTGAAGTAGATATCATCCTGAATTTCTTCGACAGCTGCACTTCGGATAGCTCCATCAAATTCTCTGTTTAAGAAAAAGAAGACAGTTAATCTTATTGATGGCGTCTTACATCTTTCAAGATGTATAGCGATGTTGTTACGATAGATGTAATGACGGGGTTATGGTGAATAACAAGCTCCATACCATTTCCTTTTCCATTTGCGTGTGTTTTACTTGCAAGCATAATTGTATACAATTAGGCACTTCAATCACGTGACTTTTTGTGTGACAAGTTCAGAATATAAATATTGGCgaattttttagcaattattttcattctatttaatttcaaatccAATTGCCAGTTGTATTTcattggaaaaaatttaaaaaaaattgttgacctCTGAAGGTTATTCttcaaagtttcttaaaaaagaagcaAGAAGATTTTTCTATTCGTTTTCTccatagtttattttatttacttcattttttttgtcaatccATGGTTTTAAAGCTATGTGTTTATGGactttttttaggtatataaCTGTTAGATAATTCgtgatatttatttacaaagatTTTGTAACActcatcaacatttttattaaagaaagaaTGCGCCCATTTAATACTATGGAATGAATTGTTAATTTCTTGATAATCTCCAGCTTTGTAGTTAAATTTTGATTTCCCATAGGATGTTTTTGATgtagattgtttttttaagatgcAATTCCAATTCAATATCTGTTGTGCGAAATTTGAATTGCTCAACGGAGGATTATAACCTATGATCGGGATACGCTCTGGTGCATTAGTTAAAATCAAATCTAAAAGGTATTGCCTTCTAACAATGTGCCTGAATTAAATGTTGGTTTTGTGACGTTTTGAATCAAAAAGTTGtcattaaattttctaaaaatatttgcGCCTGTCTATCATTCCTTAACACTGTTTGGATATTCTCATCATTCCATTTTATATTTAGGTAATTGAAGTCTCCGGCTAagagtaaatataaataattgttgcaatcaacacttttttttgctattcttattgttttgttgattttttgatttgtaagtACTGTAGCATCAAGTGGACGATATATGCTACCAATTAGGATATTttcattttctgttttaatgacACACCAGACTTGCTCAACTGTCATTTCTTCAGatttttacaagatttattgaactattttatctaaatctttttctttaaatgtttattaaatttcctCTCTCTTAACATTTCgttcaacagtttttttttctcagcatgccgtttttttacttttagaatgtttgtttaaatgtataatatcCCTAAAGGCAAATggtttttttgttccaaaaCCATTTacctttaatgattttaaattttacaatatatattggTACATCTTACAATCATATCGCCATCTTATGAACTGATGTGACTGTAACAAATTAGATCCCGAAATGATGAAACATTACTTTCAATGTGTTCAGGTTCACtagttttgaaagtaattttttaaggataaagattataaagatgtttaaggattttactttttttaaattcctttaaTAAGTTGAGATTTCTTGCACCGTTAATATTTAGTACAAAGAGGTTGAGTTTTTACTAGGTAGTAATATCCTTGGTCTTTTTTGAGTGatagctgattttttttttctaattaacgGTAACAAGTTTTTTCATATCTTGTAATGGTTTTTCTATAATTGTatagaaatttaatttctaagcatatttgttaaaaaaaagaacaccaTCTCAATAATTCTCAAGCCCCATCTGGTACTTGAGAATTATAAGATTCAGTAGAGTATTCATGAGTTAATTCAAGGGTTGTTCTTAGAATAGCTGCctttagttttgatttataattataatagattTTGTTGTTAACTTTGCTGGTGGGTTTGATGGTAACCATTAAGAATTATAATCAGTTACAGTTGTAGATTCTCATATCTTAACAGTTTTATCAATCCAAAATAAAACAGCAACGATATGTTAACATGATTCAGCGAGGCCTGCCTTGCAATTACAGTTTGGATATTAAATTCTGCAAAAATTCATGGATTAATTTGGGTATCATTTAGATTTTGAGAataaaacatcttaaaaatttactaaatatgTTATTTCTTATTTGAACGCTTCCATGAATTATAGGTCTTCATATCCTCAAATGTATAAGAACTTGGTGAAAAGAatagataatttaataaatcagtGTAAGTTACAGCTGGAAAAGTTACTTCATTGTTTTTGAATTCGTTATCTGGAATAGCAAGTGTCTATGTGCCTTTATATAAGATTTGTGATCATGCCTGTTTTTGGAACGTACATCTGATGTTTTGTAGTACGACAttactttaaagtaaatttagtaAAGAAACttgatattagttttaaaaataaaaaaaaaacttgattattatacctcattgatattaaaaattatattaatgtattaataTTGGTACCAAAACCTGATAAAAACCTATTACAAATGGTATCAAAATTATTACCGCAAACAgttggtttactttttttatcctCTTATTATGGCAAAAAGTCTTTGAAAAAATCACGTGACCCATGGGAACACTCTATAGCAGAGTTGGATTTGGCGTTAAGGAATTGTCCATAAACTACGCaacgcaaatttttttttttttctgatcaTTTTCACTTTCAGCAAGGCTGCcaacaaccactattagagttggaagttactggaagagaaaagatgaagtttataaagcaagataacgattgacagacgacttaaaagattgcaaattatatgaatcagtaAAGCAAGATAAAGAAAGCCatttccaaagaactgatgttcgaagaaaaaaactagatgaataagagcttttggagcacttaggaacagtcgcagtaaaaggatgagacttaattaaatgacgagtaacacgaaaaTGAAATTTAGTAGATGgaacaagagacgctagctcatTAGAGCAGTACCCGttgtagtatttgtagaaaagagaaagagaagcaacattacgacaatgtgataatggttgcaGGTTGGCTGtaagagcaggtctaactatgtttacaaagcgtt encodes:
- the LOC136076213 gene encoding uncharacterized protein LOC136076213, giving the protein MQKRFVNIVRPALTANLQPLSHCRNVASLSLFYKYYNGYCSNELASLVPSTKFHFRVTRHLIKSHPFTATVPKCSKSSYSSSFFLRTSVLWKWLSLSCFTDSYNLQSFKSSVNRYLAL